One window from the genome of Deltaproteobacteria bacterium encodes:
- the nrfD gene encoding polysulfide reductase NrfD, producing the protein MEAVLDNREKRGLAGTILAWDEALQPKGVTRAPLWKFTLWMGFWGVVALWGVYAAALCWIFGLNQTGMNDYYGFALWIWADLAVIALGGGAFFTGFLKYVLGHEKPLKYIVNYAVLIGFICYSSALLILAIDIGQPLRGWFIFWHANVHSMLTEVAFCLSCYFIVLTIEYFPNILENRVLSKVPFFRNLVKNFHGSMAVFAATGVFLSFFHQGSLGGLAGVLYGRPFAAREGVFIWPWTFFLFTWSAAAYGPCFTMLLTRIIEAVTKKKLVPDETMRFLAKVSGWMMGTYIIAKIIDTVYWAQVTAPGAGFSLSDFYASGPFYGYWFLALEIVIGGIIPAAVLLIPKARENRAIFTLALVLAVMGVCVNRWAMVVQTNAIPVLSFDKWAMYVPTWQEIATTILPVAYGVLLVSLSHRYLPLFPLEVGEKDGH; encoded by the coding sequence ATGGAAGCCGTGCTCGATAACCGGGAAAAAAGGGGCCTTGCGGGAACAATCCTGGCCTGGGACGAGGCGCTTCAGCCAAAGGGCGTCACCCGCGCGCCCCTGTGGAAGTTTACCCTGTGGATGGGGTTCTGGGGCGTGGTGGCCCTTTGGGGGGTCTATGCCGCCGCCCTGTGCTGGATTTTCGGCTTGAACCAGACCGGTATGAACGATTACTACGGATTCGCCCTGTGGATTTGGGCGGATCTCGCCGTAATCGCCCTGGGCGGCGGGGCCTTTTTCACGGGCTTTCTGAAATACGTTCTGGGGCACGAGAAACCGCTGAAATACATAGTGAATTACGCGGTTTTGATCGGCTTCATCTGCTACAGCTCGGCCCTTCTGATTCTTGCAATAGACATAGGCCAGCCACTTCGCGGCTGGTTCATTTTCTGGCACGCCAACGTGCATTCCATGCTGACCGAAGTGGCCTTCTGCCTTTCGTGCTACTTTATCGTGCTGACCATAGAATATTTTCCCAACATCCTGGAAAACCGGGTGCTTTCCAAGGTTCCCTTTTTCCGGAACCTGGTCAAAAATTTCCACGGCTCAATGGCGGTTTTCGCGGCAACCGGCGTTTTCCTGTCCTTTTTCCACCAGGGAAGCCTGGGCGGACTCGCCGGAGTGCTCTACGGCAGGCCCTTTGCGGCCCGCGAGGGAGTGTTCATCTGGCCCTGGACCTTCTTCCTTTTCACATGGTCGGCGGCGGCCTACGGTCCCTGCTTCACCATGCTTTTAACCCGCATAATCGAGGCCGTCACAAAAAAGAAGCTGGTGCCCGATGAAACCATGCGCTTTCTGGCAAAGGTTTCCGGCTGGATGATGGGCACCTACATCATCGCCAAAATCATCGACACCGTCTATTGGGCGCAGGTTACGGCTCCCGGGGCGGGCTTTTCGCTCTCGGACTTCTACGCATCCGGCCCCTTTTACGGGTACTGGTTCCTTGCCCTTGAAATTGTCATCGGCGGAATAATTCCGGCGGCGGTTCTTCTGATCCCCAAGGCCCGCGAAAATCGGGCGATCTTCACTCTCGCCCTGGTACTGGCAGTCATGGGGGTGTGCGTCAACCGCTGGGCCATGGTGGTCCAGACCAACGCGATACCGGTCTTGAGCTTCGACAAGTGGGCCATGTACGTCCCCACCTGGCAGGAGATTGCAACAACCATCCTGCCCGTGGCCTACGGCGTGCTCCTGGTGTCCTTGTCGCACCGTTATCTGCCGCTTTTTCCCCTTGAGGTCGGCGAAAAAGACGGTCATTGA
- a CDS encoding 4Fe-4S dicluster domain-containing protein — MSEAEKTSVRHRRYGMVIDLDKCTGCGSCMVACMAENNVTARPDETDKKKSITWMRVYSFDNGKGFPEARTCFLPRPCMHCAGKGGHGHSPCVSVCPAVATDYSAETGIVSQIPTRCFGCRYCMAACPYHARYFNWFDPVYPKGMEKMLNPDVSLRMRGVVEKCSFCFHRYQKAMDKAFYEKRKELEEGEYQTACTQSCPSGAIAFGDLDDPKHAVYRLRQPVKGLYVFRLLERLGTEPKVYYTTRHEWIRKAADRTVNDEKTAG, encoded by the coding sequence ATGAGTGAAGCCGAAAAAACATCCGTCCGCCACAGGCGCTACGGCATGGTCATCGATCTGGATAAATGCACGGGCTGCGGCTCCTGCATGGTGGCCTGCATGGCTGAAAACAACGTGACCGCGCGGCCCGACGAGACGGACAAGAAGAAATCAATAACCTGGATGCGGGTGTACAGCTTTGATAACGGCAAGGGCTTCCCGGAAGCCCGCACCTGTTTCCTGCCCCGGCCCTGCATGCACTGCGCCGGAAAGGGCGGCCACGGGCACAGCCCCTGTGTGTCGGTCTGCCCGGCTGTGGCCACGGATTACAGCGCCGAAACCGGAATCGTGAGCCAGATACCCACCCGCTGCTTCGGGTGCCGGTACTGCATGGCGGCCTGCCCCTACCATGCCCGGTACTTCAACTGGTTCGATCCGGTTTATCCCAAGGGCATGGAAAAGATGCTGAACCCGGACGTAAGCCTTAGAATGCGCGGCGTTGTGGAAAAGTGCAGCTTCTGCTTTCATCGTTATCAAAAGGCCATGGACAAGGCTTTCTATGAAAAGCGGAAGGAGTTGGAAGAAGGCGAGTACCAGACAGCCTGCACCCAAAGCTGCCCTTCCGGGGCCATCGCCTTCGGCGACCTGGACGACCCGAAACACGCGGTTTACCGCCTTCGCCAGCCGGTGAAGGGCCTTTACGTTTTCCGCCTTCTGGAGCGGCTGGGCACCGAGCCCAAGGTTTATTACACCACCCGGCACGAGTGGATTAGAAAAGCGGCTGACCGCACGGTAAATGATGAGAAGACAGCAGGGTAG
- a CDS encoding molybdopterin-dependent oxidoreductase codes for MKLSRRNFLALGAGVAAGGAVGTMLSPLPFKLADDLSIWTQNWPGTPAVAGGPETALDTVCRLCPGSCGLRVRKIGERLAGVAGTPGHPVNDGGLCPLGASALALLYGPTRITGPMVNAGKRGEGKWKRVSWKEAVEFAAKKLSDLRAKGDAHRAGVITGQRLNPASRMFERFMQAFGSSNVFFPVTSFDTYAKAIKYMHGVDAQPGFDIENADFVLSFGSDLLEGFGSPVATIKAVSALRDRGGVLAQVSPRLSNTAAKADQWIAAKPGSEAALALGIAHVLIKEKLADPGVIAAARGFLDAAGPDGKPVKGFSGKVLADYTPEKVAGLTGLSAKAITDLARAFGKAEKPLAVWGRGRGDGAGLLSECMAVHSLNILKGRINAQGGLFLRREDSLAGWSAPFLDQVAIKGLSRGRADFAGTRRFPLAESILSNLPALLAETRGGGLSALLVVDSDPFHDLPDAKKAREVLGKIPFIASFATHLNDTAMMSDVVFPINFFLEDWQYSPTPPGSVKRQVSLSKPLLNPVVNSRPAGQAIMEIARAVGGTVGQSFAWANFSAALAQALGNDMEALKNDGHVSADAIVEPGAGVDFSPAVTHRFIHNALVLGPTHKGPNLPGKGDWPLLAVPIESLRLAVGPVAGSNYMVKALSDAVLKKNGLLVEVNPETAKKLGLSEGRVAELSTPKGSASVMIHLSNGIMPGVVGIPRGLGHQGYDAFLNIRGVNYSALAAPAIDPVTGQDAAYGVRASLSPWPSD; via the coding sequence ATGAAGCTTTCCCGAAGGAATTTTCTCGCCCTTGGGGCGGGGGTCGCGGCGGGCGGCGCTGTGGGAACCATGCTGTCGCCTCTTCCCTTTAAGCTCGCCGACGATCTTTCGATATGGACCCAGAACTGGCCCGGAACCCCGGCTGTGGCGGGCGGGCCGGAAACCGCCCTCGATACCGTGTGCCGCCTGTGCCCGGGCTCCTGCGGCCTAAGGGTTCGGAAGATCGGCGAAAGGCTCGCTGGCGTGGCCGGAACCCCAGGTCATCCGGTAAACGACGGCGGCCTGTGCCCCCTTGGAGCCTCGGCCCTGGCGCTTCTCTACGGCCCTACCAGGATAACCGGGCCGATGGTCAACGCTGGAAAGCGGGGCGAGGGGAAGTGGAAGCGGGTTTCCTGGAAGGAGGCCGTGGAGTTTGCCGCAAAAAAGCTCTCCGACCTTCGCGCCAAGGGCGACGCCCACAGGGCGGGCGTCATCACAGGTCAAAGGCTGAATCCTGCATCCAGGATGTTTGAGCGCTTCATGCAGGCCTTCGGCTCATCCAACGTGTTTTTCCCGGTCACTTCCTTCGATACTTACGCAAAGGCCATCAAATACATGCACGGCGTCGACGCCCAGCCGGGTTTCGACATCGAAAACGCCGATTTTGTCTTGAGTTTCGGAAGCGATCTTCTGGAGGGCTTCGGAAGCCCTGTGGCGACCATAAAGGCCGTGAGCGCCCTTCGGGACAGGGGCGGAGTCCTGGCCCAGGTCTCGCCCAGGCTTTCCAACACGGCGGCCAAGGCGGACCAGTGGATCGCGGCCAAGCCCGGCTCGGAGGCGGCCCTGGCCCTTGGAATCGCCCACGTTCTTATCAAGGAAAAACTGGCCGACCCCGGCGTGATTGCCGCTGCGCGCGGTTTTCTCGACGCCGCCGGGCCGGACGGCAAGCCCGTGAAGGGCTTTTCGGGCAAGGTTCTGGCCGATTACACCCCGGAAAAGGTCGCCGGGCTCACCGGGCTTTCGGCCAAGGCAATCACGGATTTGGCGCGGGCCTTCGGAAAGGCAGAAAAGCCCCTTGCAGTGTGGGGCCGTGGCCGGGGCGACGGGGCGGGGCTTTTGTCCGAATGCATGGCAGTCCACTCCCTAAATATTCTTAAGGGCCGGATAAACGCCCAAGGCGGCCTTTTTCTGAGAAGGGAGGACTCCCTTGCCGGGTGGTCCGCGCCCTTTTTGGATCAGGTTGCCATAAAGGGGCTTTCCAGAGGCAGGGCGGATTTCGCCGGAACGAGGCGCTTTCCCCTTGCGGAATCCATCCTCTCGAACCTTCCGGCCCTTCTGGCCGAAACCAGGGGCGGCGGGCTCTCAGCCCTTCTGGTGGTGGATTCCGACCCCTTCCACGATCTTCCCGACGCAAAAAAGGCGCGGGAGGTTTTGGGGAAAATTCCCTTCATAGCCTCTTTCGCCACGCATTTAAACGACACCGCCATGATGAGCGACGTGGTGTTTCCCATAAATTTCTTCCTGGAGGACTGGCAGTACTCGCCCACTCCTCCGGGATCGGTAAAAAGGCAGGTCTCCCTTTCAAAGCCTTTGTTGAACCCGGTGGTTAACTCGCGGCCCGCCGGGCAGGCCATCATGGAAATAGCAAGGGCCGTGGGCGGAACAGTGGGGCAGAGTTTCGCCTGGGCCAATTTTTCTGCGGCCCTTGCCCAGGCCCTTGGAAACGACATGGAAGCCCTGAAAAATGACGGCCATGTTTCGGCGGATGCGATTGTGGAGCCGGGTGCAGGCGTGGATTTCTCCCCCGCCGTAACCCACAGGTTCATTCACAACGCCCTGGTGCTCGGCCCCACCCACAAGGGTCCCAATCTTCCGGGAAAAGGAGATTGGCCGCTTCTCGCAGTACCGATTGAAAGCCTGCGCCTGGCCGTGGGGCCGGTGGCGGGCTCCAATTACATGGTGAAAGCCCTTTCCGACGCCGTATTGAAGAAAAACGGCCTTTTGGTTGAGGTGAACCCGGAAACCGCGAAAAAGCTCGGCCTTTCCGAAGGGCGCGTTGCGGAACTGTCCACGCCCAAAGGTTCCGCAAGCGTCATGATTCACCTTTCCAACGGGATCATGCCGGGCGTGGTGGGAATCCCACGGGGCCTTGGCCATCAGGGCTACGACGCATTTTTGAACATAAGGGGCGTCAATTACAGCGCCCTGGCCGCCCCCGCCATAGACCCGGTTACCGGGCAGGATGCGGCCTACGGGGTACGGGCCAGCCTGTCGCCATGGCCGTCGGATTAA
- a CDS encoding cytochrome C — MNEPEHDGITAETTKPPGKRADRSWIAFGIAGLAVGLAASLAVGWAAFPKLLYSELRQPIDFNHKIHVEQVGDCAGCHSFDEEGRFSGIPDLSNCIQCHSEAQGTDPNEAKLVADYVTPSKPIPWLVYSRQPQCAFFSHSAHVFSEKMQKMAGMKPGEAGEDPGAYSAAVCVNCHGKHGETEHSRPFFRNRITGESRDIYGKNISGFADKPWDRMKMDTCADCHAKVKNEKEACFVCHK; from the coding sequence ATGAACGAGCCGGAACATGACGGAATTACAGCCGAAACCACCAAGCCGCCCGGAAAAAGGGCCGACCGCAGCTGGATCGCCTTCGGAATCGCGGGCCTTGCGGTGGGCCTTGCCGCAAGCCTCGCCGTTGGCTGGGCGGCCTTTCCGAAGCTGCTTTATTCCGAGTTGAGGCAGCCCATCGATTTCAACCACAAGATTCACGTGGAGCAGGTGGGCGACTGCGCGGGTTGCCACTCCTTTGACGAGGAGGGCCGCTTTTCGGGGATTCCCGACCTCTCTAACTGCATCCAGTGCCATTCCGAGGCCCAGGGAACCGACCCCAACGAGGCGAAGCTCGTGGCGGATTACGTAACCCCGTCAAAGCCCATACCCTGGCTTGTCTATTCCCGCCAGCCCCAGTGCGCCTTCTTCTCCCATTCGGCCCACGTATTTTCGGAGAAAATGCAGAAAATGGCCGGTATGAAGCCGGGGGAGGCCGGTGAGGACCCAGGCGCCTATTCTGCCGCAGTGTGCGTCAACTGCCACGGAAAGCACGGCGAGACCGAGCATTCCAGGCCCTTTTTCCGCAACCGCATAACCGGCGAAAGCCGGGACATCTACGGGAAGAATATTTCGGGTTTCGCGGACAAGCCTTGGGACCGGATGAAGATGGACACCTGCGCCGACTGCCACGCCAAGGTGAAAAACGAAAAAGAAGCATGTTTCGTGTGCCACAAGTAA
- a CDS encoding RNA polymerase factor sigma-32 has product MTEEDTDDPYYSEPDDEPENGAGDGDSEEAAPVPAYEKSLVRLDPLQRYLSEISKYPLLTRDEERELATRIQEFNDEEAGFRMVTANLRLVVKIALEFQRVWMQNLLDLIQEGNIGLMQAARKFDPLKNVKFSYYASFWIKAYILKFIMDNWRLVKIGTTQAQRKLFFKLKKEKQRLIEQGFDPKPKLLSQNLGVSEKDVVDMDQRLDSWDLSLDAPIKDDSDSERIEFLSTPAESAEDKVARKEMEHILQEKIAVFRKSLKERELEIFDSRLFSDSPATLQEIGDRHGISRERVRQLENTVIKKLKAFLESQIPDFDTYQGGFDPSNRGSA; this is encoded by the coding sequence ATGACCGAAGAAGACACGGACGATCCCTATTATTCCGAGCCGGATGACGAGCCGGAAAACGGGGCGGGAGACGGCGACTCCGAGGAAGCAGCCCCTGTCCCGGCTTACGAAAAATCCCTGGTACGGCTCGATCCGCTCCAGAGGTATCTGTCCGAAATCTCCAAGTACCCCCTTCTCACCCGCGACGAGGAACGCGAACTGGCCACCCGCATCCAGGAGTTCAACGACGAGGAGGCAGGCTTTCGCATGGTCACGGCCAACCTCCGGCTGGTGGTGAAGATCGCCCTGGAATTTCAAAGAGTCTGGATGCAGAACCTTCTGGACCTCATCCAGGAGGGCAACATAGGGCTCATGCAGGCGGCCCGGAAGTTCGACCCCTTAAAAAACGTGAAGTTCAGCTATTACGCCTCGTTCTGGATCAAGGCCTACATTTTAAAGTTCATCATGGACAACTGGCGGCTGGTGAAGATCGGCACCACCCAGGCCCAGCGCAAGCTCTTTTTCAAGCTGAAAAAGGAAAAGCAGCGCCTGATCGAACAGGGCTTCGATCCCAAGCCGAAACTTTTAAGCCAGAACCTGGGCGTGTCCGAAAAGGACGTGGTGGACATGGACCAGCGCCTGGACAGCTGGGACCTTTCCCTTGACGCGCCCATCAAGGACGACTCCGATTCCGAGCGCATAGAGTTTCTATCCACCCCCGCCGAATCCGCAGAGGACAAGGTGGCGCGCAAGGAGATGGAGCACATTCTACAGGAAAAAATCGCCGTGTTCCGAAAAAGCCTAAAGGAGCGGGAACTGGAGATTTTCGACTCAAGGCTTTTTTCGGATTCTCCCGCAACGCTCCAGGAGATAGGCGACCGCCACGGCATAAGCCGCGAGCGGGTGCGCCAGCTCGAAAACACCGTCATAAAAAAACTCAAGGCCTTTCTTGAGTCCCAGATTCCCGACTTCGACACCTACCAGGGCGGTTTTGACCCATCGAACAGGGGCAGTGCCTGA
- a CDS encoding tetratricopeptide repeat protein, with the protein MRLFHPPKNGRLNLRASSLPLFFAIAAAVSIFVGCQTLPANSAQAATPVAARDKQPVKSGQDAAPVKARDKKSPKTPETTGLGQSRGNRISYHAFLSGLLAEIAGDNDRAFFYLERAHEADPDSFTISMELVRLSMERNEDGKTLARAIDLAAKHPENAEAHFLLGVARARNKEFEAAARSYKKSLEIEPGEKAVYVALMMLASQSEKMEIAEDILKSLAVRFPAEPLPRYSLGAIYAEKKEWDKAVAEYGRAAEADPEMAEPARREIIRVHQASGQTAKLIEVYKAMLAEDPADIEASAGLAEAYLAEKDLPKAKTVIDGIIKDSGGEAAIIRSAGRLYYGAGYPDEAMKLFTALAERPDSGPEDWTLAATVLEDMGKKEEAYKIYVRVPPDSRFYATARVNAASISKTAEDREKAYEAVKTASGKGGAETNLYISLAAVFEDAKNFARAEAILKKALTEHENEPHLMFRLGVLYDRWGKKDEAIKTLKQAVALMPDSPEALNYLGYTYADLGVNLADAKALIEKALEKKPGDGFITDSLGWVYFKMGDFNKALEILKKAVEIVPDEATILEHLGDAYLASGNAAKALETYEKALPKQEDQEVKKGLLKKIEELKKSGKTP; encoded by the coding sequence ATGAGACTTTTTCACCCGCCGAAAAATGGCCGCTTAAATCTCAGGGCTTCATCCCTGCCGCTTTTTTTCGCAATCGCGGCAGCGGTGTCGATTTTTGTGGGATGCCAGACCCTTCCGGCAAACAGCGCCCAGGCGGCCACGCCTGTCGCGGCCCGGGACAAACAGCCCGTAAAAAGCGGCCAGGATGCAGCGCCCGTAAAAGCCAGGGACAAAAAATCCCCGAAAACACCGGAAACAACAGGACTCGGCCAGTCACGGGGAAACCGGATTTCCTACCACGCCTTTTTAAGCGGCCTTCTGGCGGAAATCGCGGGCGACAACGACCGGGCTTTCTTTTACCTGGAAAGGGCCCACGAGGCCGACCCGGACTCGTTCACCATATCCATGGAACTCGTTCGCCTTTCAATGGAAAGGAACGAGGACGGAAAAACCCTTGCCCGCGCCATCGACCTTGCCGCCAAGCATCCGGAAAACGCCGAAGCCCACTTTCTTCTGGGGGTGGCCAGGGCCCGCAACAAGGAATTCGAGGCCGCAGCCCGGTCCTACAAAAAATCCCTCGAAATAGAGCCCGGCGAGAAAGCCGTTTACGTGGCCCTCATGATGCTGGCAAGCCAGAGCGAAAAGATGGAGATCGCGGAAGACATCTTAAAATCCCTGGCCGTGCGCTTTCCCGCAGAACCCCTGCCAAGGTATTCCCTTGGGGCCATCTACGCGGAAAAAAAGGAATGGGACAAGGCCGTGGCCGAATACGGCAGGGCCGCCGAGGCCGACCCGGAAATGGCCGAGCCGGCCAGGAGGGAAATCATACGGGTTCACCAGGCATCGGGGCAGACGGCGAAACTCATCGAGGTCTACAAGGCCATGCTGGCGGAAGACCCTGCCGACATCGAGGCATCGGCTGGGCTTGCCGAGGCTTATCTGGCGGAAAAGGACCTTCCGAAAGCCAAAACCGTAATCGACGGCATAATAAAGGACAGCGGGGGGGAAGCCGCCATAATCCGATCGGCTGGGCGTCTTTATTACGGCGCGGGCTATCCCGACGAAGCCATGAAGCTTTTCACCGCCCTTGCCGAACGGCCCGACTCAGGCCCGGAGGACTGGACCCTGGCCGCAACGGTCCTGGAGGATATGGGTAAAAAGGAAGAGGCTTACAAGATTTACGTCCGCGTCCCCCCCGACTCCAGGTTTTACGCAACCGCCCGGGTGAACGCGGCAAGCATCTCCAAAACCGCAGAAGACCGCGAAAAGGCATACGAGGCCGTTAAAACGGCATCGGGCAAGGGTGGGGCCGAGACCAACCTTTATATTTCCCTTGCGGCGGTTTTCGAGGACGCCAAGAATTTCGCCAGGGCCGAGGCAATACTTAAGAAGGCCTTGACGGAACACGAGAACGAACCCCATCTTATGTTCCGGCTGGGGGTGCTTTACGACCGCTGGGGCAAGAAGGACGAGGCCATCAAAACCCTCAAGCAGGCGGTGGCCCTCATGCCGGATTCGCCCGAAGCCCTCAATTACCTCGGATACACCTACGCAGACCTTGGGGTGAACCTGGCGGACGCCAAGGCCCTGATAGAAAAGGCCCTGGAGAAAAAGCCCGGCGATGGATTCATCACCGACAGCCTGGGCTGGGTGTACTTCAAGATGGGCGATTTCAACAAGGCCCTGGAAATACTGAAAAAAGCCGTGGAGATAGTGCCGGACGAGGCCACCATCCTGGAGCACCTGGGAGACGCCTACCTGGCTTCGGGAAACGCGGCAAAGGCCCTGGAAACATACGAAAAGGCCCTTCCCAAACAGGAGGACCAGGAGGTTAAAAAGGGCCTTCTGAAAAAGATCGAGGAGCTTAAAAAATCGGGTAAAACACCCTGA
- a CDS encoding Bax inhibitor-1/YccA family protein, with protein sequence MAYAQPRTLDKVTINAFVRSVYNWMAVGLTLTAVVAFLTASSPAALKFIFGNQLVFFGLIIAELGMVLYFSARIYKMDAGTATGVFLGYSALNGLTLSAILIVYTGSSIFSTFLVCAGTFAAVSVYGYTTKKDLTSMGSFMMMGLFGIIIASVVNIFLKSSAMEMVISYIGVFVFVGLTAYDTQKIKNMAETQPLEAGSGAMRKAALFGALNLYLDFINLFLMLLRIMGDRR encoded by the coding sequence ATGGCTTACGCACAGCCGAGAACCCTGGACAAGGTGACAATCAACGCTTTCGTGAGAAGCGTTTACAACTGGATGGCAGTCGGCCTTACCCTTACGGCAGTGGTGGCCTTTCTGACCGCCTCAAGCCCTGCCGCGCTGAAATTCATTTTCGGCAACCAGCTGGTGTTTTTCGGCCTCATAATCGCCGAACTGGGCATGGTGCTGTATTTTTCAGCCCGCATATACAAGATGGACGCAGGCACCGCCACCGGGGTCTTTCTGGGGTATTCGGCCCTAAACGGCCTCACCCTTTCGGCTATTCTGATTGTTTACACCGGCAGCTCGATTTTCTCCACCTTCCTGGTCTGCGCAGGAACCTTCGCGGCGGTAAGCGTTTACGGCTACACCACCAAGAAGGACCTTACTTCCATGGGTTCCTTCATGATGATGGGGCTTTTCGGCATTATCATCGCCTCGGTGGTGAACATTTTCCTCAAAAGCTCCGCCATGGAGATGGTCATAAGCTACATAGGCGTGTTCGTGTTCGTGGGACTCACCGCCTACGATACCCAGAAGATCAAGAACATGGCCGAGACCCAGCCCCTGGAAGCAGGGTCGGGTGCCATGCGCAAGGCGGCGCTTTTCGGCGCTCTCAATCTTTACCTTGATTTCATCAACCTTTTCCTGATGCTTCTTCGCATCATGGGCGACCGCAGGTAG
- a CDS encoding protein GlmU: MSIIETLQGRGVVFPDPGAVYVAPEVDPMRILPGAVLHPSSRITGKRTLIMEGAEIGSEGPAVVHDCAVGPGARLKGGSFSGSVFLSGASVGPAAHVRPGTIFEEGTSAAHAAGVKQTILFPWATLGSLVNFCDCLMSGGTGPKNHSEVGSSYIHFNFTPQQDKATASLIGDVPRGVMLRENPIFLGGQGGLAGPCNIAYGSVIAAGTVWRRDIIEEDRLWVTGPLSRSAGLKFTPGLYKSIAGIVEHNLGYLGNLVALFNWYVHVRSLFFATEPEKALHAALVETCREAVTERLKQMALLASRMPRSIALYRAAEGNPPEHLLSQKQELFDKWPIVEEGTRARLDETADQPPEAFLEAVAGAKEASSGDYLKAVLLLDDKDRTAGTAWLDGIVAEVMAMGREVLSSFA, encoded by the coding sequence ATGAGCATAATAGAGACGTTACAGGGCCGGGGCGTGGTTTTCCCCGATCCCGGCGCGGTTTACGTCGCTCCCGAAGTGGACCCTATGCGGATTCTTCCCGGAGCGGTTCTCCACCCGTCAAGCCGCATCACCGGGAAACGCACCCTCATAATGGAAGGGGCCGAGATCGGCTCCGAAGGCCCGGCTGTGGTGCATGACTGCGCCGTTGGGCCGGGCGCACGCCTTAAGGGCGGGTCCTTTTCCGGCTCGGTTTTTCTTTCCGGGGCAAGCGTCGGCCCCGCCGCCCACGTGCGGCCCGGAACCATATTCGAGGAGGGCACTTCGGCGGCCCATGCTGCGGGGGTCAAGCAGACCATCCTTTTTCCCTGGGCCACCCTGGGAAGCCTGGTCAATTTCTGCGACTGCCTGATGAGCGGGGGAACAGGCCCGAAAAACCACTCCGAGGTGGGATCAAGCTACATTCACTTCAACTTCACCCCACAGCAGGACAAAGCCACGGCGTCCCTTATAGGCGACGTCCCGCGCGGTGTCATGCTTCGGGAAAACCCCATTTTTTTGGGCGGCCAGGGCGGGCTTGCTGGGCCGTGCAACATAGCCTACGGAAGCGTGATAGCCGCCGGAACCGTGTGGAGGCGGGATATCATCGAGGAGGACCGCCTCTGGGTCACCGGCCCTTTAAGCCGCAGCGCGGGGCTAAAGTTCACGCCCGGCCTTTACAAGTCCATCGCGGGCATAGTGGAGCACAATCTCGGCTACCTGGGAAACCTCGTGGCCCTTTTCAACTGGTACGTCCACGTTCGCAGCCTCTTTTTCGCCACGGAGCCCGAAAAGGCCCTTCACGCGGCCCTGGTCGAAACATGCAGGGAGGCTGTAACCGAACGCCTGAAACAAATGGCCCTTCTTGCCTCCCGGATGCCCAGATCCATAGCCCTTTACCGGGCCGCAGAAGGCAACCCGCCCGAACACCTGCTTTCCCAGAAGCAGGAACTTTTCGACAAGTGGCCAATCGTGGAGGAAGGAACAAGGGCGCGCCTGGACGAGACCGCAGACCAGCCGCCGGAAGCCTTTCTGGAAGCCGTGGCCGGGGCGAAGGAAGCCTCATCCGGCGACTACCTGAAGGCCGTGCTTCTTCTCGATGATAAAGACAGGACGGCTGGAACCGCCTGGCTTGACGGCATAGTGGCCGAAGTCATGGCGATGGGCAGGGAGGTTCTTTCCTCTTTCGCCTGA
- a CDS encoding TatD family hydrolase — protein MKVIEPHIHMIARTTQDYERMARMGTIACCEPAFWAGYDRTSAAAFHDYFTHITTFEPTRAAQYLIKHYSWICLNPKEADDLELAREVLAIMPEFLDKPTVLGIGEIGLNKNTRNEMKVFEEQVEMGLSGKRLIWIHTPHLADKLKGTKMMLDYLKGHGGVDPFRVVFDHVEEHTVGMIREAGFWTAMTIYPITKNSATRVVDTVERHGLERMIVDASGDWGPSDPGTLHDAIFEMRKRGHREEDVETLFYNNPCYFLGQNEKFEPRPTRPMKEAWGL, from the coding sequence ATGAAAGTAATAGAACCCCACATCCACATGATCGCCCGCACCACCCAGGACTACGAGCGCATGGCCCGCATGGGCACGATCGCCTGCTGCGAGCCCGCCTTCTGGGCTGGCTACGACCGCACATCGGCTGCCGCCTTCCACGACTATTTCACACACATCACCACCTTCGAGCCCACGCGGGCGGCCCAGTACCTTATAAAGCACTACTCCTGGATATGCTTGAACCCCAAGGAGGCCGACGATCTTGAGCTTGCCAGGGAAGTTTTGGCCATCATGCCGGAATTTCTCGATAAACCCACGGTTCTCGGAATCGGCGAGATCGGCCTCAACAAAAACACCAGAAACGAGATGAAGGTTTTCGAGGAACAGGTGGAGATGGGCCTTTCGGGCAAGCGCCTGATATGGATACACACACCCCACCTTGCCGACAAGTTGAAGGGCACGAAGATGATGCTGGATTATCTCAAAGGCCACGGCGGCGTGGACCCCTTCCGGGTGGTTTTCGACCACGTTGAGGAGCACACGGTGGGGATGATCAGGGAGGCTGGTTTCTGGACCGCCATGACCATCTACCCCATTACCAAGAACTCGGCCACACGCGTTGTTGACACCGTGGAGCGCCACGGGCTTGAGCGGATGATAGTGGACGCCTCCGGCGACTGGGGGCCAAGCGACCCCGGAACCCTCCACGACGCCATTTTCGAGATGAGAAAGCGCGGGCACCGGGAAGAGGACGTTGAGACCCTTTTCTACAACAACCCGTGCTACTTTCTGGGCCAGAACGAAAAATTCGAGCCCCGCCCCACAAGGCCCATGAAGGAGGCCTGGGGACTGTGA